The sequence GCTAGGAAATACTTACATTAGCTTAGGACAATATCAGAAAGCCATCCATTTTTCTGGCCAACATCTTGCAATAGCCCAAGAAATTGGTGATCAAAGAGGACAATCAATTGCGTTAAACAGTTTAGGCCTTGCTTACTTTTTTTTAGGTGGATACGAAGAGTCTGCTGATTTTCACAGACAGAGCATTGCTCTTGCACAAGAGATTGGCACGCAAGGAGATGTAGGAAGTGGACTGAACAATCTTGCATTGAGCTATCATGAATCAGGGCTATTTTCGTTGGCAATAGATGCTTTGAAGATGGCTATCGATGTTTTTGAATCTATGCAAATTGAGAGTCTTCCTGATGCCAGCAAGATTTCTTTTTTTGATACTTACCTTCGAGCCTATCAAAATCTGCAAATATCACTCATTGCTCAAAATAACACCGAACAAGCTCTCGTCTTTTCTGAAAGAGGCAGAAGTAGAGCGCTTGCTGATTTATTAGCAATACGTGTTTCCGGTAATAGTGATTCAGATGCGCCGTTACTTAACTCGGTAGAGGCTCTTTCATTGGCAGGCATCCAACGGGTTGCCAGAGAGCAGCAGGCTACTCTGGTTCAATACTCCGCTGTCTCTAGCCAAGAGCTTTTTATCTGGGTCATCCAACCTACTGGAGAGATCGCCTTTCAGGCTGTTGACCTAGCTGGGCAAGATCTGCCTGAGTTGGTTAGCTTAGTGCGCGAAACCCTTGGGGTGCGGGGCAGCGATCGCGGCGACATTTTCATTGCCCACAGTTCTGAAGCATCCGAGCAGCAGCAAGCCGAGCGGCAGCAGCGGCTTCAGCAGCTGCACCAGCTTTTAATCGCCCCGATCGCTTCACACCTCCCCACCGATCCAACCCAGCGAGTGGTGATCATCCCCCACCAAGACCTCTTTCTGGTGCCCTTTGCCGCCCTAGTTAACGCCGACGGTCAATACCTGATCGAAAACCATACCCTGCTCACCGCCCCCTCCATTCAAGTGCTAGATTTAACCCATCAACAGCGCCTTGCCACTGGCCCATCGACCCTGCAAGGTAGTGAAATGCTGATTGTGGGCAACCCCACCATGCCCAGCGTGTGGAATCCTCTGAGCAATCAAGTGACGCAACTTAGCCCCCTCAAAGGGGCTGAAAACGAAGCCATTGCCATCGCCAATGACTTTGGCACCGAAGCGCTCCTAGGCGATCGGGCCACCAAAGCGGCGGTTGTGCAACATATGCCCCAGGCCCGCATTATTCATTTCGCCACCCATGGCCTGCTGGAATATGGCACCCCCGAAGACTCTGGCGTCTTAGATGTTCCCGGAGCCATTGCGCTAGCCCCCAACGGCGACGATGCGGGGCTGCTGACCTCGGCAGAAATTTTGCAGTTGAACTTGACCGCCGACCTAGTCGTGCTCAGCGCCTGCGACACCGGGCGAGGACGGATCACGGGCGATGGTGTGATTGGTCTGTCGCGGGCGTTTACCACCGCTGGTGTGCCCAGT is a genomic window of Nodosilinea sp. E11 containing:
- a CDS encoding CHAT domain-containing tetratricopeptide repeat protein, yielding MTYTITLFFRYPMRVFVINLVHAGAIALLSPLLPWGVLPAQSAPAIAQADPAAQLAEGDRLSELGDQQYQMSQFTEAIQFWQQALRLYQDSEVRSTFFQESLQKEGIILRNLAIAYRRIGLHQEAVNFEEQRLIIARETEDSRSQASALNNLGTYHASSRQYEQAINFFRECLSVARDFGYQDLEITTLGNIGLSYISLDQYPEAGEFYSQQLVVSREAGNRESEATALGGLGIVALSLGHYHQATELYQQSLVVARETGDKQAEGRALGNLANSYSSLGQYQTAIGLYEQRINIAREFEDRQGEGNGLGNLAIIYRNLEQYQVAIDLYEQQLAIARELGDKQNEGISLGGLGNTYISLGQYQKAIHFSGQHLAIAQEIGDQRGQSIALNSLGLAYFFLGGYEESADFHRQSIALAQEIGTQGDVGSGLNNLALSYHESGLFSLAIDALKMAIDVFESMQIESLPDASKISFFDTYLRAYQNLQISLIAQNNTEQALVFSERGRSRALADLLAIRVSGNSDSDAPLLNSVEALSLAGIQRVAREQQATLVQYSAVSSQELFIWVIQPTGEIAFQAVDLAGQDLPELVSLVRETLGVRGSDRGDIFIAHSSEASEQQQAERQQRLQQLHQLLIAPIASHLPTDPTQRVVIIPHQDLFLVPFAALVNADGQYLIENHTLLTAPSIQVLDLTHQQRLATGPSTLQGSEMLIVGNPTMPSVWNPLSNQVTQLSPLKGAENEAIAIANDFGTEALLGDRATKAAVVQHMPQARIIHFATHGLLEYGTPEDSGVLDVPGAIALAPNGDDAGLLTSAEILQLNLTADLVVLSACDTGRGRITGDGVIGLSRAFTTAGVPSLMVSLWAVDDESTAALMQAFYFHWQQTGDKAQALRQAMLTTLQDYPDPRLWAAFTLIGAAE